A section of the Callospermophilus lateralis isolate mCalLat2 chromosome 16, mCalLat2.hap1, whole genome shotgun sequence genome encodes:
- the Znf7 gene encoding zinc finger protein 7 isoform X4, translated as MPGVPAKTSGHHPSSLMEAVTFGDVAVHFSREEWQCLDSGQKALYREVMLENHSSVAGLVLGIERARASCLLGFLVFKPELISRLEQGQEPWVIDLQGVEGTEAPWTSQTDSTVRLAQEDMDLLKPQGPGSADISNSEVWSERLPSSPVLRERGALLQKQCLIQGTLAPKTFTKDTTQESKELGASGLSCQPGKGQRAGAQGMSQQCQVCGRDFGHTPDLAPYQEISVQEKPNCCQECQEQLSGCFQGKLSSNCCGEKPYECEECGKVFRLCSQLNQHQRIHTGEKPFKCVECGKAFRLSSKLIQHQRIHTGEKPYRCEECGKAFGQSSSLIHHQRIHTGERPYGCRECGKAFSQQSQLVRHQRTHTGERPYLCKECGKAFSQSSTLAQHQRMHAGERSQMLRASESPSLVVHQTSHTVEKPFKCNECGKAFRWISRLSQHQLIHTGEKPYKCNKCTKAFGCSSRLIRHQRTHTGEKPFKCDECGKGFVQGSHLIQHQRIHTGEKPYVCHDCGKAFSQSSSLIYHQRIHKGEKPYECLQCGKAFSMSTQLTIHQRVHTGERPYKCTECGKAFSQNSTLFQHQIIHAGVKPYECSECGKAFSRSSYLIEHQRIHTRAQWYYEYGNTLEGSTFVSRKKVNTIKKLHQCGDCEKIFRWRSHLIIHQRIHTGEKPYKCNDCGKAFNRSSRLTQHQKTHM; from the exons GTGTCCCAGCCAAGACCAGTGGACACCATCCATCAAGCCTCATG GAGGCGGTGACATTTGGTGACGTGGCTGTGCACTTCTCCCGAGAGGAGTGGCAGTGTTTGGACTCTGGCCAGAAGGCCCTCTACAGGGAGGTGATGCTGGAGAACCACAGCAGCGTGGCCGGACTAG tactggggattgagcgtgCCAGGGCTTCATgcctgctag GATTCCTGGTCTTCAAACCTGAGCTGATCTCTCGGTTGGAACAGGGACAAGAGCCGTGGGTTATCGACCTGCAGGGAGTTGAGGGGACAGAAGCACCATGGACCTCCCAGACAG ATTCTACTGTTAGGCTTGCACAGGAGGACATGGACCTTCTGAAGCCTCAGGGTCCTGGCTCTGCAGACATTTCCAATTCTGAGGTCTGGTCAGAGAGACTTCCAAGCAGCCCTGTGCTGAGAGAAAGGGGCGCCCTTCTCCAGAAACAGTGTTTGATTCAGGGGACCCTGGCTCCCAAAACCTTCACCAAGGACACTACACAGGAATCCAAGGAGCTGGGGGCCAGTGGCCTCAGCTGTCAGCCTGGTAAAGGTCAGAGAGCTGGTGCTCAAGGGATGTCACAGCAGTGCCAGGTGTGCGGCAGAGACTTTGGACACACTCCAGATCTGGCTCCATACCAGGAAATTAGTGTACAGGAGAAGCCTAACTGCTGTCAAGAATGCCAAGAACAATTGTCTGGCTGCTTTCAGGGGAAACTTTCCAGTAACTGCTGTGGCGAGAAGCCATATGAgtgtgaggagtgtggaaaagtcTTCAGGCTGTGTTCACAGCTTAATCAACACCAGAGAATCCACACTGGGGAGAAACCATTCAAGTGTGTggaatgtggaaaagccttccGCCTGAGCTCAAAACTAATTCAGcatcagagaattcatactggagagaaaccatACAGGTGTGAGGAATGTGGGAAAGCATTCGGTCAGAGCTCCAGCCTCATCCATCATCAGAGGATCCACACAGGAGAGAGGCCCTATGGCTGCCGGGAGTGTGGGAAGGCTTTCAGCCAGCAGTCTCAACTAGTCAGACACCAGAGAACTCACACCGGAGAGAGACCCTACCTGTGCAAGGAGTGTGGCAAGGCCTTCAGCCAGAGCTCAACTCTAGCTCAGCACCAGAGGATGCACGCCGGGGAGAGATCTCAGATGCTCAGAGCCTCAGAGAGCCCAAGCCTCGTTGTGCATCAGACAagtcacactgtggaaaagccctttaagTGCAACGAGTGCGGGAAGGCTTTCCGGTGGATCTCTCGCCTGAGCCAGCACCAGCTgattcacactggagagaagccttataAATGCAATAAGTGCACAAAAGCCTTCGGGTGTAGCTCACGACTCATTCGCCACcagagaactcacactggagaaaagCCATTCAAATGTGACGAGTGTGGGAAAGGCTTtgttcagggctcacacctcatcCAGCATCAGCGgatccacactggagagaagccctatgtgtGCCACGACTGTGGGAAAGCATTCAGCCAGAGCTCCAGCCTCATCTACCATCAGAGGATCCACAAGGGAGAGAAACCCTATGAGTGCCTCCAGTGTGGGAAGGCCTTCAGTATGAGCACGCAGCTCACCATCCACCAGAGGGTGCACACCGGGGAGAGGCCCTACAAGTGCactgaatgtggaaaagccttcagTCAGAACTCAACCCTCTTCCAACACCAGATAATTCATGCAGGAGTGAAGCCCTACGAGTGTAGCGAATGTGGAAAGGCCTTCAGTCGGAGCTCTTATCTTATCGAACACCAGAGAATACACACTAGAGCCCAATGGTACTATGAATATGGGAACACCCTGGAAGGTTCCACCTTTGTGAGCCGTAAAAAGGTTAACACCATAAAGAAACTGCACCAGTGTGGTGACTGTGAGAAGATATTCAGGTGGCGCTCACATCTGATCATACACCAGAGGATTCATACCGGAGAGAAGCCTTACAAGTGCAACgactgtggcaaagcttttaaccGTAGCTCAAGGCTTACACAACATCAGAAAACACACATGTGA
- the Znf7 gene encoding zinc finger protein 7 isoform X3, whose product MVTKSQVPPLLLNFPFLGFWRKELGNSCPTPWYICLRYAVMPCKNGAGTQGSLGCWCLSFQEAVTFGDVAVHFSREEWQCLDSGQKALYREVMLENHSSVAGLGFLVFKPELISRLEQGQEPWVIDLQGVEGTEAPWTSQTDSTVRLAQEDMDLLKPQGPGSADISNSEVWSERLPSSPVLRERGALLQKQCLIQGTLAPKTFTKDTTQESKELGASGLSCQPGKGQRAGAQGMSQQCQVCGRDFGHTPDLAPYQEISVQEKPNCCQECQEQLSGCFQGKLSSNCCGEKPYECEECGKVFRLCSQLNQHQRIHTGEKPFKCVECGKAFRLSSKLIQHQRIHTGEKPYRCEECGKAFGQSSSLIHHQRIHTGERPYGCRECGKAFSQQSQLVRHQRTHTGERPYLCKECGKAFSQSSTLAQHQRMHAGERSQMLRASESPSLVVHQTSHTVEKPFKCNECGKAFRWISRLSQHQLIHTGEKPYKCNKCTKAFGCSSRLIRHQRTHTGEKPFKCDECGKGFVQGSHLIQHQRIHTGEKPYVCHDCGKAFSQSSSLIYHQRIHKGEKPYECLQCGKAFSMSTQLTIHQRVHTGERPYKCTECGKAFSQNSTLFQHQIIHAGVKPYECSECGKAFSRSSYLIEHQRIHTRAQWYYEYGNTLEGSTFVSRKKVNTIKKLHQCGDCEKIFRWRSHLIIHQRIHTGEKPYKCNDCGKAFNRSSRLTQHQKTHM is encoded by the exons ATGGTTACCAAGAGCCAGGTCCCTCCTCTCCTCTTAAACTTCCCTTTCCTCGGATTTTGGAGGAAGGAGCTGGGCAACTCTTGCCCAACCCCTTGGTACATCTGCCTGAGATATGCTGTGATGCCGTGCAAGAATGGGGCTGGCACCCAGGGATCCCTGGGGTGCTGGTGTTTGTCCTTTCAGGAGGCGGTGACATTTGGTGACGTGGCTGTGCACTTCTCCCGAGAGGAGTGGCAGTGTTTGGACTCTGGCCAGAAGGCCCTCTACAGGGAGGTGATGCTGGAGAACCACAGCAGCGTGGCCGGACTAG GATTCCTGGTCTTCAAACCTGAGCTGATCTCTCGGTTGGAACAGGGACAAGAGCCGTGGGTTATCGACCTGCAGGGAGTTGAGGGGACAGAAGCACCATGGACCTCCCAGACAG ATTCTACTGTTAGGCTTGCACAGGAGGACATGGACCTTCTGAAGCCTCAGGGTCCTGGCTCTGCAGACATTTCCAATTCTGAGGTCTGGTCAGAGAGACTTCCAAGCAGCCCTGTGCTGAGAGAAAGGGGCGCCCTTCTCCAGAAACAGTGTTTGATTCAGGGGACCCTGGCTCCCAAAACCTTCACCAAGGACACTACACAGGAATCCAAGGAGCTGGGGGCCAGTGGCCTCAGCTGTCAGCCTGGTAAAGGTCAGAGAGCTGGTGCTCAAGGGATGTCACAGCAGTGCCAGGTGTGCGGCAGAGACTTTGGACACACTCCAGATCTGGCTCCATACCAGGAAATTAGTGTACAGGAGAAGCCTAACTGCTGTCAAGAATGCCAAGAACAATTGTCTGGCTGCTTTCAGGGGAAACTTTCCAGTAACTGCTGTGGCGAGAAGCCATATGAgtgtgaggagtgtggaaaagtcTTCAGGCTGTGTTCACAGCTTAATCAACACCAGAGAATCCACACTGGGGAGAAACCATTCAAGTGTGTggaatgtggaaaagccttccGCCTGAGCTCAAAACTAATTCAGcatcagagaattcatactggagagaaaccatACAGGTGTGAGGAATGTGGGAAAGCATTCGGTCAGAGCTCCAGCCTCATCCATCATCAGAGGATCCACACAGGAGAGAGGCCCTATGGCTGCCGGGAGTGTGGGAAGGCTTTCAGCCAGCAGTCTCAACTAGTCAGACACCAGAGAACTCACACCGGAGAGAGACCCTACCTGTGCAAGGAGTGTGGCAAGGCCTTCAGCCAGAGCTCAACTCTAGCTCAGCACCAGAGGATGCACGCCGGGGAGAGATCTCAGATGCTCAGAGCCTCAGAGAGCCCAAGCCTCGTTGTGCATCAGACAagtcacactgtggaaaagccctttaagTGCAACGAGTGCGGGAAGGCTTTCCGGTGGATCTCTCGCCTGAGCCAGCACCAGCTgattcacactggagagaagccttataAATGCAATAAGTGCACAAAAGCCTTCGGGTGTAGCTCACGACTCATTCGCCACcagagaactcacactggagaaaagCCATTCAAATGTGACGAGTGTGGGAAAGGCTTtgttcagggctcacacctcatcCAGCATCAGCGgatccacactggagagaagccctatgtgtGCCACGACTGTGGGAAAGCATTCAGCCAGAGCTCCAGCCTCATCTACCATCAGAGGATCCACAAGGGAGAGAAACCCTATGAGTGCCTCCAGTGTGGGAAGGCCTTCAGTATGAGCACGCAGCTCACCATCCACCAGAGGGTGCACACCGGGGAGAGGCCCTACAAGTGCactgaatgtggaaaagccttcagTCAGAACTCAACCCTCTTCCAACACCAGATAATTCATGCAGGAGTGAAGCCCTACGAGTGTAGCGAATGTGGAAAGGCCTTCAGTCGGAGCTCTTATCTTATCGAACACCAGAGAATACACACTAGAGCCCAATGGTACTATGAATATGGGAACACCCTGGAAGGTTCCACCTTTGTGAGCCGTAAAAAGGTTAACACCATAAAGAAACTGCACCAGTGTGGTGACTGTGAGAAGATATTCAGGTGGCGCTCACATCTGATCATACACCAGAGGATTCATACCGGAGAGAAGCCTTACAAGTGCAACgactgtggcaaagcttttaaccGTAGCTCAAGGCTTACACAACATCAGAAAACACACATGTGA
- the Znf7 gene encoding zinc finger protein 7 isoform X2, translating to MVTKSQVPPLLLNFPFLGFWRKELGNSCPTPWYICLRYAVMPCKNGAGTQGSLGCWCLSFQEAVTFGDVAVHFSREEWQCLDSGQKALYREVMLENHSSVAGLAGFLVFKPELISRLEQGQEPWVIDLQGVEGTEAPWTSQTDSTVRLAQEDMDLLKPQGPGSADISNSEVWSERLPSSPVLRERGALLQKQCLIQGTLAPKTFTKDTTQESKELGASGLSCQPGKGQRAGAQGMSQQCQVCGRDFGHTPDLAPYQEISVQEKPNCCQECQEQLSGCFQGKLSSNCCGEKPYECEECGKVFRLCSQLNQHQRIHTGEKPFKCVECGKAFRLSSKLIQHQRIHTGEKPYRCEECGKAFGQSSSLIHHQRIHTGERPYGCRECGKAFSQQSQLVRHQRTHTGERPYLCKECGKAFSQSSTLAQHQRMHAGERSQMLRASESPSLVVHQTSHTVEKPFKCNECGKAFRWISRLSQHQLIHTGEKPYKCNKCTKAFGCSSRLIRHQRTHTGEKPFKCDECGKGFVQGSHLIQHQRIHTGEKPYVCHDCGKAFSQSSSLIYHQRIHKGEKPYECLQCGKAFSMSTQLTIHQRVHTGERPYKCTECGKAFSQNSTLFQHQIIHAGVKPYECSECGKAFSRSSYLIEHQRIHTRAQWYYEYGNTLEGSTFVSRKKVNTIKKLHQCGDCEKIFRWRSHLIIHQRIHTGEKPYKCNDCGKAFNRSSRLTQHQKTHM from the exons ATGGTTACCAAGAGCCAGGTCCCTCCTCTCCTCTTAAACTTCCCTTTCCTCGGATTTTGGAGGAAGGAGCTGGGCAACTCTTGCCCAACCCCTTGGTACATCTGCCTGAGATATGCTGTGATGCCGTGCAAGAATGGGGCTGGCACCCAGGGATCCCTGGGGTGCTGGTGTTTGTCCTTTCAGGAGGCGGTGACATTTGGTGACGTGGCTGTGCACTTCTCCCGAGAGGAGTGGCAGTGTTTGGACTCTGGCCAGAAGGCCCTCTACAGGGAGGTGATGCTGGAGAACCACAGCAGCGTGGCCGGACTAG CAGGATTCCTGGTCTTCAAACCTGAGCTGATCTCTCGGTTGGAACAGGGACAAGAGCCGTGGGTTATCGACCTGCAGGGAGTTGAGGGGACAGAAGCACCATGGACCTCCCAGACAG ATTCTACTGTTAGGCTTGCACAGGAGGACATGGACCTTCTGAAGCCTCAGGGTCCTGGCTCTGCAGACATTTCCAATTCTGAGGTCTGGTCAGAGAGACTTCCAAGCAGCCCTGTGCTGAGAGAAAGGGGCGCCCTTCTCCAGAAACAGTGTTTGATTCAGGGGACCCTGGCTCCCAAAACCTTCACCAAGGACACTACACAGGAATCCAAGGAGCTGGGGGCCAGTGGCCTCAGCTGTCAGCCTGGTAAAGGTCAGAGAGCTGGTGCTCAAGGGATGTCACAGCAGTGCCAGGTGTGCGGCAGAGACTTTGGACACACTCCAGATCTGGCTCCATACCAGGAAATTAGTGTACAGGAGAAGCCTAACTGCTGTCAAGAATGCCAAGAACAATTGTCTGGCTGCTTTCAGGGGAAACTTTCCAGTAACTGCTGTGGCGAGAAGCCATATGAgtgtgaggagtgtggaaaagtcTTCAGGCTGTGTTCACAGCTTAATCAACACCAGAGAATCCACACTGGGGAGAAACCATTCAAGTGTGTggaatgtggaaaagccttccGCCTGAGCTCAAAACTAATTCAGcatcagagaattcatactggagagaaaccatACAGGTGTGAGGAATGTGGGAAAGCATTCGGTCAGAGCTCCAGCCTCATCCATCATCAGAGGATCCACACAGGAGAGAGGCCCTATGGCTGCCGGGAGTGTGGGAAGGCTTTCAGCCAGCAGTCTCAACTAGTCAGACACCAGAGAACTCACACCGGAGAGAGACCCTACCTGTGCAAGGAGTGTGGCAAGGCCTTCAGCCAGAGCTCAACTCTAGCTCAGCACCAGAGGATGCACGCCGGGGAGAGATCTCAGATGCTCAGAGCCTCAGAGAGCCCAAGCCTCGTTGTGCATCAGACAagtcacactgtggaaaagccctttaagTGCAACGAGTGCGGGAAGGCTTTCCGGTGGATCTCTCGCCTGAGCCAGCACCAGCTgattcacactggagagaagccttataAATGCAATAAGTGCACAAAAGCCTTCGGGTGTAGCTCACGACTCATTCGCCACcagagaactcacactggagaaaagCCATTCAAATGTGACGAGTGTGGGAAAGGCTTtgttcagggctcacacctcatcCAGCATCAGCGgatccacactggagagaagccctatgtgtGCCACGACTGTGGGAAAGCATTCAGCCAGAGCTCCAGCCTCATCTACCATCAGAGGATCCACAAGGGAGAGAAACCCTATGAGTGCCTCCAGTGTGGGAAGGCCTTCAGTATGAGCACGCAGCTCACCATCCACCAGAGGGTGCACACCGGGGAGAGGCCCTACAAGTGCactgaatgtggaaaagccttcagTCAGAACTCAACCCTCTTCCAACACCAGATAATTCATGCAGGAGTGAAGCCCTACGAGTGTAGCGAATGTGGAAAGGCCTTCAGTCGGAGCTCTTATCTTATCGAACACCAGAGAATACACACTAGAGCCCAATGGTACTATGAATATGGGAACACCCTGGAAGGTTCCACCTTTGTGAGCCGTAAAAAGGTTAACACCATAAAGAAACTGCACCAGTGTGGTGACTGTGAGAAGATATTCAGGTGGCGCTCACATCTGATCATACACCAGAGGATTCATACCGGAGAGAAGCCTTACAAGTGCAACgactgtggcaaagcttttaaccGTAGCTCAAGGCTTACACAACATCAGAAAACACACATGTGA
- the Znf7 gene encoding zinc finger protein 7 isoform X1: MVTKSQVPPLLLNFPFLGFWRKELGNSCPTPWYICLRYAVMPCKNGAGTQGSLGCWCLSFQEAVTFGDVAVHFSREEWQCLDSGQKALYREVMLENHSSVAGLVLGIERARASCLLGFLVFKPELISRLEQGQEPWVIDLQGVEGTEAPWTSQTDSTVRLAQEDMDLLKPQGPGSADISNSEVWSERLPSSPVLRERGALLQKQCLIQGTLAPKTFTKDTTQESKELGASGLSCQPGKGQRAGAQGMSQQCQVCGRDFGHTPDLAPYQEISVQEKPNCCQECQEQLSGCFQGKLSSNCCGEKPYECEECGKVFRLCSQLNQHQRIHTGEKPFKCVECGKAFRLSSKLIQHQRIHTGEKPYRCEECGKAFGQSSSLIHHQRIHTGERPYGCRECGKAFSQQSQLVRHQRTHTGERPYLCKECGKAFSQSSTLAQHQRMHAGERSQMLRASESPSLVVHQTSHTVEKPFKCNECGKAFRWISRLSQHQLIHTGEKPYKCNKCTKAFGCSSRLIRHQRTHTGEKPFKCDECGKGFVQGSHLIQHQRIHTGEKPYVCHDCGKAFSQSSSLIYHQRIHKGEKPYECLQCGKAFSMSTQLTIHQRVHTGERPYKCTECGKAFSQNSTLFQHQIIHAGVKPYECSECGKAFSRSSYLIEHQRIHTRAQWYYEYGNTLEGSTFVSRKKVNTIKKLHQCGDCEKIFRWRSHLIIHQRIHTGEKPYKCNDCGKAFNRSSRLTQHQKTHM; this comes from the exons ATGGTTACCAAGAGCCAGGTCCCTCCTCTCCTCTTAAACTTCCCTTTCCTCGGATTTTGGAGGAAGGAGCTGGGCAACTCTTGCCCAACCCCTTGGTACATCTGCCTGAGATATGCTGTGATGCCGTGCAAGAATGGGGCTGGCACCCAGGGATCCCTGGGGTGCTGGTGTTTGTCCTTTCAGGAGGCGGTGACATTTGGTGACGTGGCTGTGCACTTCTCCCGAGAGGAGTGGCAGTGTTTGGACTCTGGCCAGAAGGCCCTCTACAGGGAGGTGATGCTGGAGAACCACAGCAGCGTGGCCGGACTAG tactggggattgagcgtgCCAGGGCTTCATgcctgctag GATTCCTGGTCTTCAAACCTGAGCTGATCTCTCGGTTGGAACAGGGACAAGAGCCGTGGGTTATCGACCTGCAGGGAGTTGAGGGGACAGAAGCACCATGGACCTCCCAGACAG ATTCTACTGTTAGGCTTGCACAGGAGGACATGGACCTTCTGAAGCCTCAGGGTCCTGGCTCTGCAGACATTTCCAATTCTGAGGTCTGGTCAGAGAGACTTCCAAGCAGCCCTGTGCTGAGAGAAAGGGGCGCCCTTCTCCAGAAACAGTGTTTGATTCAGGGGACCCTGGCTCCCAAAACCTTCACCAAGGACACTACACAGGAATCCAAGGAGCTGGGGGCCAGTGGCCTCAGCTGTCAGCCTGGTAAAGGTCAGAGAGCTGGTGCTCAAGGGATGTCACAGCAGTGCCAGGTGTGCGGCAGAGACTTTGGACACACTCCAGATCTGGCTCCATACCAGGAAATTAGTGTACAGGAGAAGCCTAACTGCTGTCAAGAATGCCAAGAACAATTGTCTGGCTGCTTTCAGGGGAAACTTTCCAGTAACTGCTGTGGCGAGAAGCCATATGAgtgtgaggagtgtggaaaagtcTTCAGGCTGTGTTCACAGCTTAATCAACACCAGAGAATCCACACTGGGGAGAAACCATTCAAGTGTGTggaatgtggaaaagccttccGCCTGAGCTCAAAACTAATTCAGcatcagagaattcatactggagagaaaccatACAGGTGTGAGGAATGTGGGAAAGCATTCGGTCAGAGCTCCAGCCTCATCCATCATCAGAGGATCCACACAGGAGAGAGGCCCTATGGCTGCCGGGAGTGTGGGAAGGCTTTCAGCCAGCAGTCTCAACTAGTCAGACACCAGAGAACTCACACCGGAGAGAGACCCTACCTGTGCAAGGAGTGTGGCAAGGCCTTCAGCCAGAGCTCAACTCTAGCTCAGCACCAGAGGATGCACGCCGGGGAGAGATCTCAGATGCTCAGAGCCTCAGAGAGCCCAAGCCTCGTTGTGCATCAGACAagtcacactgtggaaaagccctttaagTGCAACGAGTGCGGGAAGGCTTTCCGGTGGATCTCTCGCCTGAGCCAGCACCAGCTgattcacactggagagaagccttataAATGCAATAAGTGCACAAAAGCCTTCGGGTGTAGCTCACGACTCATTCGCCACcagagaactcacactggagaaaagCCATTCAAATGTGACGAGTGTGGGAAAGGCTTtgttcagggctcacacctcatcCAGCATCAGCGgatccacactggagagaagccctatgtgtGCCACGACTGTGGGAAAGCATTCAGCCAGAGCTCCAGCCTCATCTACCATCAGAGGATCCACAAGGGAGAGAAACCCTATGAGTGCCTCCAGTGTGGGAAGGCCTTCAGTATGAGCACGCAGCTCACCATCCACCAGAGGGTGCACACCGGGGAGAGGCCCTACAAGTGCactgaatgtggaaaagccttcagTCAGAACTCAACCCTCTTCCAACACCAGATAATTCATGCAGGAGTGAAGCCCTACGAGTGTAGCGAATGTGGAAAGGCCTTCAGTCGGAGCTCTTATCTTATCGAACACCAGAGAATACACACTAGAGCCCAATGGTACTATGAATATGGGAACACCCTGGAAGGTTCCACCTTTGTGAGCCGTAAAAAGGTTAACACCATAAAGAAACTGCACCAGTGTGGTGACTGTGAGAAGATATTCAGGTGGCGCTCACATCTGATCATACACCAGAGGATTCATACCGGAGAGAAGCCTTACAAGTGCAACgactgtggcaaagcttttaaccGTAGCTCAAGGCTTACACAACATCAGAAAACACACATGTGA
- the Znf7 gene encoding zinc finger protein 7 isoform X5 codes for MDLLKPQGPGSADISNSEVWSERLPSSPVLRERGALLQKQCLIQGTLAPKTFTKDTTQESKELGASGLSCQPGKGQRAGAQGMSQQCQVCGRDFGHTPDLAPYQEISVQEKPNCCQECQEQLSGCFQGKLSSNCCGEKPYECEECGKVFRLCSQLNQHQRIHTGEKPFKCVECGKAFRLSSKLIQHQRIHTGEKPYRCEECGKAFGQSSSLIHHQRIHTGERPYGCRECGKAFSQQSQLVRHQRTHTGERPYLCKECGKAFSQSSTLAQHQRMHAGERSQMLRASESPSLVVHQTSHTVEKPFKCNECGKAFRWISRLSQHQLIHTGEKPYKCNKCTKAFGCSSRLIRHQRTHTGEKPFKCDECGKGFVQGSHLIQHQRIHTGEKPYVCHDCGKAFSQSSSLIYHQRIHKGEKPYECLQCGKAFSMSTQLTIHQRVHTGERPYKCTECGKAFSQNSTLFQHQIIHAGVKPYECSECGKAFSRSSYLIEHQRIHTRAQWYYEYGNTLEGSTFVSRKKVNTIKKLHQCGDCEKIFRWRSHLIIHQRIHTGEKPYKCNDCGKAFNRSSRLTQHQKTHM; via the coding sequence ATGGACCTTCTGAAGCCTCAGGGTCCTGGCTCTGCAGACATTTCCAATTCTGAGGTCTGGTCAGAGAGACTTCCAAGCAGCCCTGTGCTGAGAGAAAGGGGCGCCCTTCTCCAGAAACAGTGTTTGATTCAGGGGACCCTGGCTCCCAAAACCTTCACCAAGGACACTACACAGGAATCCAAGGAGCTGGGGGCCAGTGGCCTCAGCTGTCAGCCTGGTAAAGGTCAGAGAGCTGGTGCTCAAGGGATGTCACAGCAGTGCCAGGTGTGCGGCAGAGACTTTGGACACACTCCAGATCTGGCTCCATACCAGGAAATTAGTGTACAGGAGAAGCCTAACTGCTGTCAAGAATGCCAAGAACAATTGTCTGGCTGCTTTCAGGGGAAACTTTCCAGTAACTGCTGTGGCGAGAAGCCATATGAgtgtgaggagtgtggaaaagtcTTCAGGCTGTGTTCACAGCTTAATCAACACCAGAGAATCCACACTGGGGAGAAACCATTCAAGTGTGTggaatgtggaaaagccttccGCCTGAGCTCAAAACTAATTCAGcatcagagaattcatactggagagaaaccatACAGGTGTGAGGAATGTGGGAAAGCATTCGGTCAGAGCTCCAGCCTCATCCATCATCAGAGGATCCACACAGGAGAGAGGCCCTATGGCTGCCGGGAGTGTGGGAAGGCTTTCAGCCAGCAGTCTCAACTAGTCAGACACCAGAGAACTCACACCGGAGAGAGACCCTACCTGTGCAAGGAGTGTGGCAAGGCCTTCAGCCAGAGCTCAACTCTAGCTCAGCACCAGAGGATGCACGCCGGGGAGAGATCTCAGATGCTCAGAGCCTCAGAGAGCCCAAGCCTCGTTGTGCATCAGACAagtcacactgtggaaaagccctttaagTGCAACGAGTGCGGGAAGGCTTTCCGGTGGATCTCTCGCCTGAGCCAGCACCAGCTgattcacactggagagaagccttataAATGCAATAAGTGCACAAAAGCCTTCGGGTGTAGCTCACGACTCATTCGCCACcagagaactcacactggagaaaagCCATTCAAATGTGACGAGTGTGGGAAAGGCTTtgttcagggctcacacctcatcCAGCATCAGCGgatccacactggagagaagccctatgtgtGCCACGACTGTGGGAAAGCATTCAGCCAGAGCTCCAGCCTCATCTACCATCAGAGGATCCACAAGGGAGAGAAACCCTATGAGTGCCTCCAGTGTGGGAAGGCCTTCAGTATGAGCACGCAGCTCACCATCCACCAGAGGGTGCACACCGGGGAGAGGCCCTACAAGTGCactgaatgtggaaaagccttcagTCAGAACTCAACCCTCTTCCAACACCAGATAATTCATGCAGGAGTGAAGCCCTACGAGTGTAGCGAATGTGGAAAGGCCTTCAGTCGGAGCTCTTATCTTATCGAACACCAGAGAATACACACTAGAGCCCAATGGTACTATGAATATGGGAACACCCTGGAAGGTTCCACCTTTGTGAGCCGTAAAAAGGTTAACACCATAAAGAAACTGCACCAGTGTGGTGACTGTGAGAAGATATTCAGGTGGCGCTCACATCTGATCATACACCAGAGGATTCATACCGGAGAGAAGCCTTACAAGTGCAACgactgtggcaaagcttttaaccGTAGCTCAAGGCTTACACAACATCAGAAAACACACATGTGA